A window of Candidatus Saccharibacteria bacterium oral taxon 488 genomic DNA:
CATATTCACCGCTGCATCCGCGCCGGAAATCTGCCCGTCGCGGACAATAATTTCCCGATCAGCATAGGCGGCAATTGTCGGTTCGTGCGTCACCATGATGACTGTTGTGCCGTGCTCTTTGGCGGTTTTAATGAATAGCTCCATAACTCTCTCTGAATTCAGACTGTCCAGCGAGCCAGTCGGCTCATCAGCAAATAGTACTTTTGGCTCAATCACCATCGCCCGGGCAATCGCTACCCGCTGCATTTGTCCGCCCGACAACTCGCCAAGCATACTGTCAGCTTTACTCGCCAGCTCAACCTTATTCAGCCATGTTTTCGCCTGTTGATAGGCTTCTTTACGCTTGACGCCGTTAAGCAGTAGCGGCAGCGCCACATTATCCAGCGCTGTCAGCTCTGGCACCAACTGTCCAAACTGAAAGACAAAGCCAAAGCTGGTGCGCCGTAAAATACTGCGCTGATCATCGCTCAGTTTGTCAATCCGCCGGCCATCAAAGTCAATCTCGCCACTATCAACCTTGGTAATCGCCGCCAAGCTATGCAGCAGCGTCGACTTACCAGAGCCCGACGGACCCATAATCGCCAGCACCTCGCCCGCCTCGACATCCAAGCTGACGCCGCGCAGCGCGTGCGTTTGCCCGAACGACTTCTTAATATTTTTAGCGCTAATTATTGGTTTGCTCATGCAAAATTTCCTCCTTTAGCCGCGTTAACCGCGAAATAGTTAATTCAATCCAGCGCAAATCCGCCTCCAAATGATACAGTGCATGATCGATCAGCAGCATGTCCGACAAACTGCTATCGCGCCGCCGCGCTGTCAGCTCGCGCATCCGCTGGATGTGCGCCTGCCGTTGGTTATCCAGATACGGCGACGCATCGCCGTCTTTCAAAATCGCCAATACCGCCTTGATATACATCGTCGCTTGCAGCTGTGGTGACGGCGCCTCTGGTGATTCCAACCATGCTTGTAAATCCTGCTTACCCTCATCGGTAATTTCATACCGAACCCGATCCGGCCCACCCGATTCGCTGGTGTCGGCAATCTCTTTGACCTTGTTATCGCGTTTGAGCCGCGCCAAAGTTGAATATATCTGACCAGTTAAAATTGGCTTATCTTTGCCAAAATAACCGTCATATTTTTTCTTCAACTCATAGCCGTAATTTGACTCTTCCGCTAAAAAACCTAACAGTATATATT
This region includes:
- a CDS encoding ATP-binding cassette domain-containing protein, which encodes MSKPIISAKNIKKSFGQTHALRGVSLDVEAGEVLAIMGPSGSGKSTLLHSLAAITKVDSGEIDFDGRRIDKLSDDQRSILRRTSFGFVFQFGQLVPELTALDNVALPLLLNGVKRKEAYQQAKTWLNKVELASKADSMLGELSGGQMQRVAIARAMVIEPKVLFADEPTGSLDSLNSERVMELFIKTAKEHGTTVIMVTHEPTIAAYADREIIVRDGQISGADAAVNMAQNTQPNLNKASARTIK
- a CDS encoding PadR family transcriptional regulator, which translates into the protein MSVQYILLGFLAEESNYGYELKKKYDGYFGKDKPILTGQIYSTLARLKRDNKVKEIADTSESGGPDRVRYEITDEGKQDLQAWLESPEAPSPQLQATMYIKAVLAILKDGDASPYLDNQRQAHIQRMRELTARRRDSSLSDMLLIDHALYHLEADLRWIELTISRLTRLKEEILHEQTNN